In a genomic window of Vigna angularis cultivar LongXiaoDou No.4 chromosome 6, ASM1680809v1, whole genome shotgun sequence:
- the LOC108342047 gene encoding uncharacterized protein LOC108342047: MKDFPSCFGENGVQVADSSSSSANKSAQNVVTCVYQCRVGGSSCLITVTWSKNLMGQGLGVAIDDSSSQSLCKVDIKPWGFSKRKGCKSLEFHSCGVDVYWDLSSAKFGSSPEPLGGFYVAAVVDGQMVLLLGDLKREAFKKTNASPLPHNAFLIAKKEHVFGKKLYGTKAVFCDNGQIHDIVIECDTASVSDPSLVIRIDSKTVMQVKRLRWKFRGNHTILVDGLAVEVFWDVHNWLFGTSLGNAVFMFRTSLSALDKLLASQPPSDLPWSFSDRFPETKLQGPGFSLNLYAWKSQ, from the coding sequence ATGAAGGATTTTCCATCCTGTTTTGGTGAGAATGGGGTTCAAGTTGCGGATTCTTCGTCTTCAAGCGCTAATAAAAGTGCCCAGAACGTGGTTACTTGTGTTTATCAATGCAGGGTTGGCGGTAGTTCCTGTCTGATTACTGTCACATGGAGTAAGAATTTGATGGGGCAAGGTCTTGGTGTAGCGATCGACGATTCCTCAAGCCAGAGTCTTTGTAAGGTGGATATCAAACCGTGGGGATTTTCCAAGAGGAAAGGATGTAAGAGTCTAGAGTTTCATTCTTGTGGAGTTGACGTGTATTGGGATCTTTCTTCGGCTAAATTTGGTTCCAGCCCGGAACCTCTGGGGGGATTCTATGTTGCAGCTGTAGTGGATGGACAGATGGTTCTTCTTCTAGGGGATTTGAAGAGAGAAGCTTTCAAGAAGACCAATGCCAGCCCATTACCCCACAATGCATTTTTGATTGCCAAGAAAGAGCATGTTTTTGGTAAGAAGTTGTATGGTACCAAAGCTGTATTTTGTGACAATGGCCAAATTCATGACATTGTGATTGAGTGTGACACTGCAAGTGTTAGTGATCCGAGCCTTGTAATTCGCATAGACAGCAAAACAGTGATGCAAGTGAAGCGGTTGAGATGGAAGTTCAGGGGGAATCACACTATTCTGGTAGATGGCCTTGCTGTGGAAGTTTTCTGGGATGTTCATAATTGGCTCTTTGGTACATCCCTTGGAAATGCTGTCTTTATGTTCAGGACAAGCCTGTCCGCTTTGGACAAGTTGTTGGCTAGCCAACCGCCTTCTGATTTGCCATGGTC